The Natronomonas salsuginis genome includes a region encoding these proteins:
- a CDS encoding RNA-guided endonuclease InsQ/TnpB family protein — MYYAYKYHLEPSDAHREELDRHRDICRQLYNHALYRFDQIPEDTGTLNRRVRSIRDEIPSLKDWWDDLSDVYSTVLQTAVMRIEQNVKSLGGLKENGYGVGQLKWKPPREFRSFTYSQSGFKFDKKGGQTVLSLSKLAEIPIRLHRPIPDDATLKQVTLKKEPTGEWFATFGVEMERDPTEPPENPEECVGIDVGILKYAHDTDGTAVGSLDLSDERDRLEREQRKLSRKQHGSNNYETQRRRVAECHADLRRKRRDFLHKLSNYYATEYDFVAVEDLNVKGMMESPSYSRNTASAAWRTFLRMLDYKCERAGTHFVAVNPRGTTKECASCGVSTEKPLWVREHSCPACGFEADRDANAAWNILFRGLEDVGVGYSESTPVETALAVDTPVSAKRVVEAGSPTLKERTASAVSE, encoded by the coding sequence ATGTACTACGCCTACAAGTATCATCTTGAGCCGTCCGACGCCCACCGTGAGGAGTTGGACCGCCACCGAGACATTTGTAGGCAACTGTACAACCACGCGCTCTACCGCTTCGACCAAATCCCCGAGGATACAGGCACGCTCAATCGGCGCGTTCGCTCCATCCGAGACGAAATACCGTCCCTGAAAGACTGGTGGGATGACCTCTCGGATGTGTACTCGACAGTTCTGCAAACAGCGGTCATGCGAATCGAGCAGAACGTCAAGTCACTCGGGGGACTCAAGGAGAACGGCTACGGCGTCGGTCAGCTCAAGTGGAAGCCGCCACGGGAGTTCCGCAGTTTCACGTACAGTCAGTCTGGCTTCAAGTTCGACAAGAAGGGCGGTCAGACTGTCCTGTCCCTCTCGAAACTCGCGGAGATACCGATACGGCTCCACCGACCCATCCCCGACGACGCCACACTCAAGCAGGTCACGCTCAAGAAAGAGCCAACGGGCGAGTGGTTCGCCACCTTCGGCGTCGAGATGGAGCGTGACCCGACCGAGCCGCCTGAGAATCCCGAGGAGTGCGTCGGAATCGATGTGGGCATCCTGAAGTACGCCCACGACACCGACGGCACGGCGGTCGGGTCACTCGACCTCTCGGACGAACGCGACCGCTTGGAGCGCGAACAACGGAAGCTCTCGCGGAAGCAACACGGGTCGAATAACTACGAGACACAACGGCGACGCGTCGCGGAGTGTCACGCCGACCTCCGACGGAAGCGCCGCGACTTTCTCCACAAATTGTCGAACTACTACGCTACCGAGTACGACTTTGTGGCGGTCGAAGACCTGAACGTGAAGGGGATGATGGAAAGTCCGTCGTACAGCCGCAATACGGCGTCTGCCGCGTGGCGGACGTTCCTTCGGATGCTTGATTACAAGTGCGAACGAGCGGGGACGCACTTCGTGGCGGTCAACCCGAGAGGGACGACCAAGGAGTGCGCGTCATGTGGCGTTTCGACGGAGAAGCCGTTATGGGTCCGTGAACACTCGTGTCCCGCCTGTGGGTTTGAGGCGGACAGGGACGCGAACGCGGCGTGGAACATTCTTTTTCGCGGCCTCGAAGATGTAGGAGTGGGATACTCCGAATCAACGCCTGTGGAGACTGCGCTCGCTGTGGATACACCTGTATCTGCAAAACGCGTCGTCGAAGCAGGAAGCCCTACCCTCAAGGAGCGAACGGCGTCAGCCGTGAGCGAGTAG
- a CDS encoding Cdc6/Cdc18 family protein, which yields MIRDARVLRAGFVPREVEHRDAEVNHLSSVLEPITNGEPADTAIVTGPSGAGKTCISQFVTERLREEVLDVETTYVNCWRNYTRFRTLYQILDDLGATIDIHRQSTPHDELVDRLQQHDGPRTVVILDEVDQLEDPSVIYDLHSLPQFAIICIANTEEELFSRVDDRLVSRLRSSEHVRMDKYHDEQLYDILSARAKRGLDEDVVTDDQLYRIADAAAGDARLAIGILRTAAGKADRENHERITDDILLDAAEDARAQIKQRSLDSLTPHQRVVYDIVREHGPVGPSEIHERYSEAVDDPRTKRTVRTYLSKMAQYNLLEAEGTSRDREYSLVDSAAASPMQ from the coding sequence ATGATCCGCGATGCTCGCGTCCTCCGCGCCGGGTTCGTCCCTCGGGAAGTTGAGCATCGCGACGCCGAAGTCAACCATCTCTCCAGCGTTCTTGAGCCCATCACGAACGGCGAACCCGCCGACACGGCCATCGTCACCGGGCCCAGCGGCGCCGGCAAGACCTGCATCTCGCAGTTCGTCACCGAACGACTCCGGGAAGAGGTCCTCGACGTCGAGACCACCTACGTCAACTGCTGGCGCAACTACACCCGATTCCGAACGCTCTATCAGATTCTCGACGACCTCGGCGCGACTATCGACATCCACCGGCAGTCAACGCCCCACGACGAACTCGTCGACCGCCTCCAACAGCACGACGGCCCGCGAACCGTCGTCATCCTCGACGAGGTCGACCAACTGGAGGACCCCAGCGTCATCTACGACCTCCACAGCCTCCCGCAGTTCGCGATCATCTGCATCGCGAACACGGAAGAGGAGCTGTTCAGCCGCGTCGACGACCGCCTCGTGAGCCGGCTGCGCTCCAGCGAACACGTCCGGATGGACAAGTACCACGACGAACAGCTGTACGACATCCTGAGTGCGCGGGCAAAGCGGGGGCTCGACGAGGACGTCGTCACCGACGACCAACTCTATCGGATCGCCGACGCGGCCGCCGGCGACGCCCGCCTCGCAATCGGGATCCTCCGAACGGCCGCCGGCAAAGCCGATCGCGAGAACCACGAGCGCATCACCGACGATATTCTCCTGGACGCCGCCGAGGATGCTCGGGCCCAGATTAAGCAGAGGAGCCTCGACTCGCTCACGCCGCACCAGCGCGTCGTCTACGACATCGTTCGCGAGCATGGCCCGGTCGGGCCGAGCGAGATACACGAGCGCTATTCCGAGGCGGTCGACGATCCACGGACGAAACGGACCGTCCGAACGTACCTCTCGAAGATGGCGCAGTACAACCTCCTTGAGGCGGAGGGAACGAGCCGGGATCGAGAGTACTCGCTCGTCGATTCGGCCGCTGCGTCGCCGATGCAGTGA